Proteins encoded within one genomic window of Acidovorax sp. 107:
- the def gene encoding peptide deformylase, translating to MAILPILCYPDPRLHKVARPVQAVDDRIRTLVADMLATMYDAHGIGLAATQVDVHERLVVIDVSEERDQPLVLINPELVWTSAEKHLNEEGCLSVPGIYDGVERFDAVHVRALDAQGQSRVIEADGLLAVCVQHEMDHLMGKVFVEYLSPLKRNRIKTKMVKQQREARE from the coding sequence ATGGCAATCCTTCCCATTCTCTGTTACCCGGACCCCCGGCTTCACAAGGTCGCCCGCCCCGTCCAGGCGGTGGACGACCGCATCCGCACGCTGGTCGCCGACATGCTGGCCACCATGTATGACGCCCACGGCATTGGCCTGGCGGCCACCCAGGTAGATGTGCATGAGCGGCTGGTGGTCATCGACGTGTCGGAGGAGCGTGATCAGCCCTTGGTGCTGATCAATCCTGAGCTGGTCTGGACCAGCGCCGAAAAGCACCTCAACGAGGAAGGCTGCCTCTCGGTGCCCGGCATCTATGACGGCGTGGAGCGGTTTGATGCGGTGCATGTGCGGGCGCTGGATGCCCAGGGCCAATCCCGCGTGATCGAGGCGGATGGCCTGCTCGCGGTCTGTGTCCAGCACGAGATGGACCACCTCATGGGCAAGGTGTTTGTCGAATACCTATCGCCGCTCAAGCGCAACCGCATCAAGACCAAAATGGTCAAGCAGCAGCGGGAGGCGCGCGAGTGA
- a CDS encoding LysM peptidoglycan-binding domain-containing protein produces MTAFTSVQRTALGALTIIAGALLVMPAQAQNYPISSSQRATAQQVSERGVPLEELAPNAPDTYTVKRGDTLWGISGMYLKRPWRWPELWGMNLKAIPNPHLIFPGQTLYLIKEGGYARLSTSRSNEPETVRISPRTRSDSLADNALPTLKQHLIEPFLVEPLVVDEQVLLSAPRVIATTEERVLMAAGDRVYVRGDAASPMLAEAGEPRYYRVFRNAVALKDPVTAEVLGYEAQYLGKAELVRGESFEEIPNGKGGYTAEYIPATVDLSATKEEVRAGDRLLPAPARPFLSYTPRAPEMEVDARVVSIYGSSAVAYAAQNQVVAINMGSQDGLEPGHVLSLLTKGDRIKDMTDSNKAMVKLPSEVNGTAMVFRTFERVSYVLLLEIRNGVRVGDRLVNPK; encoded by the coding sequence ATGACGGCATTCACCAGCGTGCAGCGGACCGCCCTGGGCGCGCTCACCATCATTGCTGGCGCATTGCTGGTCATGCCGGCCCAGGCGCAGAACTACCCCATCTCCAGCAGCCAGCGCGCCACGGCGCAGCAGGTGTCCGAGCGTGGCGTACCCCTGGAAGAGTTGGCCCCCAACGCCCCCGACACCTACACCGTCAAGCGCGGTGACACGCTCTGGGGCATTTCGGGCATGTACCTCAAGCGCCCCTGGCGCTGGCCCGAACTCTGGGGTATGAACCTCAAGGCCATCCCCAACCCGCACCTGATCTTCCCCGGCCAGACGCTGTACCTCATCAAGGAAGGCGGCTACGCCCGCCTGAGCACCAGCCGCTCAAACGAGCCCGAAACCGTGCGCATCTCGCCCCGCACGCGCAGCGATAGCTTGGCCGACAACGCGCTGCCCACGCTCAAGCAGCACCTGATCGAGCCCTTCCTGGTAGAGCCTTTGGTGGTAGATGAGCAAGTGCTTTTGAGCGCCCCGCGCGTTATCGCGACCACTGAAGAGCGCGTGCTGATGGCCGCGGGCGACCGTGTCTACGTGCGCGGAGACGCCGCTTCGCCCATGCTGGCGGAGGCTGGCGAGCCACGCTACTACCGCGTGTTCCGCAATGCCGTGGCACTCAAGGACCCGGTGACGGCTGAAGTGCTGGGATATGAAGCCCAGTACCTGGGCAAGGCAGAGCTGGTGCGTGGCGAGTCCTTCGAAGAAATTCCGAACGGCAAGGGTGGATACACGGCGGAGTACATCCCCGCCACTGTTGATCTGTCGGCCACCAAGGAGGAAGTCCGCGCGGGCGACCGCCTGCTGCCCGCACCCGCTCGTCCGTTCCTGAGCTACACCCCCCGCGCCCCCGAGATGGAAGTGGATGCCAGAGTGGTGTCCATCTATGGGAGCTCGGCGGTGGCCTACGCGGCCCAGAATCAGGTGGTGGCCATCAACATGGGTTCGCAGGACGGACTGGAGCCCGGCCATGTGCTCAGCTTGCTCACCAAGGGCGACCGCATCAAGGACATGACCGACAGCAACAAGGCGATGGTCAAGCTGCCCAGTGAAGTCAACGGCACCGCCATGGTGTTCCGCACCTTCGAGCGCGTGTCCTATGTGCTGCTGCTGGAAATCCGCAACGGCGTTCGCGTCGGCGACCGCTTGGTCAACCCCAAGTAA
- the dprA gene encoding DNA-processing protein DprA codes for MDHEELGAWLRLTLTPGVGNGAARRLLARFGLPQSIFQQTEAALQHCVPPAHARALCEIPKEWEALWQTTARWLANAAPEGPARAIVSLGDLRYPQALLDTEDPPLLLYLMGPASLLEHQPFPIDRCLAVVGSRNPTAQGAENARLFARALHSAGLTIVSGLALGVDAAAHEGALDAATAPCAVAATIAVVGTGLDRVYPRKNLDLAHRIAAHGLIVSEYPLGTPPLPANFPKRNRIISGLSQGTLVVEAALASGSLITARMAAEQGREVFAIPGSIHAPQSRGCHALIRQGAKLVESARDVLEELKIPATTVPGLPLEGADDAGAAVSGKAEGPVLSALGYDPMGLDALVARTGMDASALQVALLELELDGSVARLPGGLFQRIGRG; via the coding sequence ATGGACCACGAAGAGCTGGGCGCTTGGCTGCGACTGACCTTGACGCCTGGCGTGGGCAACGGTGCCGCGCGACGCCTGTTGGCGCGCTTCGGCCTCCCGCAATCCATCTTCCAGCAGACCGAGGCGGCGCTGCAGCACTGTGTGCCGCCTGCCCATGCGCGGGCCTTGTGCGAGATTCCGAAAGAGTGGGAAGCCCTGTGGCAAACCACTGCCCGATGGCTTGCCAACGCCGCGCCAGAAGGCCCCGCACGCGCCATTGTGAGCCTGGGTGACCTGCGTTATCCGCAGGCCCTGCTGGACACGGAAGACCCGCCGCTGCTGCTCTATCTCATGGGCCCGGCATCTCTGCTGGAGCACCAGCCCTTCCCCATTGACCGCTGCCTCGCAGTGGTCGGCAGCCGCAACCCCACGGCCCAAGGTGCAGAGAACGCGCGCCTGTTTGCCCGGGCACTGCACAGTGCAGGCTTGACCATCGTGTCGGGGCTTGCGCTAGGGGTGGACGCCGCCGCCCATGAAGGCGCGCTGGACGCGGCGACAGCCCCTTGCGCGGTGGCCGCCACCATCGCTGTGGTGGGAACGGGGCTGGACCGTGTCTATCCCCGCAAAAACCTCGACCTAGCCCACCGCATTGCCGCACACGGGCTGATCGTCAGCGAATACCCGCTGGGCACGCCGCCACTGCCCGCCAATTTCCCCAAACGCAACCGCATCATTTCGGGACTCTCACAAGGCACTCTGGTGGTGGAAGCCGCGCTGGCTTCCGGGTCATTGATCACCGCCCGCATGGCGGCCGAGCAAGGCCGCGAAGTGTTTGCCATCCCAGGTTCCATCCATGCGCCGCAGTCACGTGGCTGCCATGCACTGATCCGCCAGGGGGCCAAGCTCGTCGAGTCGGCCCGGGACGTGCTGGAAGAACTCAAAATCCCCGCCACCACTGTTCCGGGCCTGCCCCTGGAAGGCGCGGACGATGCGGGAGCAGCGGTATCGGGCAAGGCCGAAGGCCCGGTGTTGTCGGCGTTGGGCTATGACCCCATGGGCCTGGACGCTCTGGTCGCACGCACGGGCATGGACGCATCAGCCTTGCAGGTGGCCTTGCTGGAACTGGAACTTGACGGCAGCGTTGCGCGGCTGCCGGGGGGCTTGTTTCAGCGGATCGGCAGAGGCTAG
- a CDS encoding DUF1631 domain-containing protein, with protein sequence MHTTPPSVPQRRLARQARQRFVEGICGGLADLDKTVQDFLTALMNQTGTAREMQSRRDAWMQYQQKHSAWTERTGKAWQEALAPHVSSTRGQLAAGGGGGLSQFELLSDDVVENKILASRMALTVTEQVNHQFDTLRQRTQSLEGQELDNSDILRPDTVCLLLVEQWVDAGLPRTDLQTVVDPLQRELANLLQKHYQAVNVFYVEQGITPQVDLKSKVRRTQGGAATGGGDSGAGGLASQALAQTRQAMAAARGGTQPGEGRPMGPPGMQMRPPAHGGHPRPQGMPTAFANGMTPLTRARQRAQGVMGQLRRLLTQPATGFDMVNAPPASAALAHALTAHRVHADTYYSGVATLMEDYSPAAVVQLVGAVRERSTELKKKATTTGEKAIIEVVALMFQSILAEDRIPPAVRVWFARLQVPVLRVALAEPEFFSNLDHPARKLIDRMGACVLGFDATSINGSALEAEIRRVVQVIEQYPETGRRVFQLVYDEFEKFLAKFLTEKQVTSRLVSVAQQVEQRETLAIQYTIELRTMLRDMPVRDEIREFLFKTWAEVLALSAVRDGPQHADTVAFKRTAADLVWAASAKPNRSDRAQVIQNLPALLQRLRQGLTLLGVNGAAQDAQVKVLTDTLADAFLSKTASIPQAHIDAMAKRLANLEDFISDATLGDMPLNADNIEMMLGIDASSIHVIADNGAPVDDAMVAWAQDLQPGTWYTLDHNGASAQVQYAWQSQRKQLHLFAAVDGSSYLIQVRRLAAYLQAGLLVAQDEEGITLRATRDALAKLDANPERLLD encoded by the coding sequence ATGCACACCACGCCCCCCTCAGTTCCGCAACGCCGCCTGGCCCGCCAGGCGCGCCAGCGGTTCGTAGAGGGGATCTGTGGTGGGTTGGCAGACCTGGACAAAACCGTTCAGGACTTTCTTACCGCGCTGATGAACCAGACGGGTACTGCCCGTGAAATGCAGTCGCGCCGGGATGCGTGGATGCAGTACCAGCAAAAGCATTCCGCATGGACGGAACGCACCGGCAAGGCGTGGCAAGAGGCGCTGGCCCCCCATGTCAGTTCCACGCGCGGTCAGCTGGCGGCGGGTGGTGGCGGTGGACTCAGCCAGTTCGAGCTGCTCAGCGACGATGTGGTGGAAAACAAAATCCTCGCCTCACGCATGGCGTTGACGGTGACTGAGCAGGTCAACCACCAGTTCGACACCTTGCGCCAGCGCACCCAGTCCCTGGAAGGCCAGGAGCTGGACAACAGCGACATCCTGCGGCCCGACACGGTGTGCCTGCTGCTGGTGGAACAATGGGTGGACGCCGGTCTGCCCCGTACGGACCTCCAAACGGTGGTGGATCCCTTGCAACGCGAGCTGGCCAACCTCCTGCAAAAGCACTACCAGGCGGTCAACGTGTTCTATGTGGAGCAGGGCATCACGCCGCAGGTCGATCTCAAGTCCAAAGTACGTCGCACCCAAGGTGGTGCAGCAACGGGCGGCGGGGACTCGGGTGCGGGGGGCCTGGCTTCGCAGGCCCTGGCGCAAACCCGCCAGGCCATGGCTGCGGCCCGCGGGGGTACACAGCCTGGCGAGGGACGTCCCATGGGGCCGCCGGGCATGCAGATGCGGCCGCCTGCGCATGGTGGCCACCCTCGTCCGCAGGGTATGCCCACTGCCTTTGCCAATGGCATGACGCCCCTGACCCGGGCACGCCAGCGTGCCCAAGGCGTGATGGGGCAATTGCGGCGCCTGCTCACACAGCCCGCCACCGGTTTCGACATGGTCAATGCGCCGCCAGCGTCGGCCGCCCTGGCCCATGCGTTGACGGCGCACCGGGTGCATGCCGACACCTACTACAGCGGCGTGGCCACGTTGATGGAGGACTACAGTCCGGCGGCGGTGGTGCAGTTGGTGGGTGCGGTGCGTGAACGCTCCACCGAACTCAAGAAAAAGGCGACCACCACGGGCGAAAAGGCGATCATCGAGGTGGTGGCGCTGATGTTCCAGAGCATCCTCGCTGAAGACCGCATCCCGCCTGCCGTGCGGGTGTGGTTTGCGCGGCTGCAGGTGCCGGTGCTGCGCGTGGCCCTGGCCGAGCCTGAATTCTTCAGCAACCTGGACCACCCCGCCCGCAAGCTGATCGACCGCATGGGCGCTTGCGTACTGGGTTTTGATGCGACCAGCATCAATGGCAGCGCGCTGGAAGCTGAAATCCGCCGTGTGGTGCAGGTGATTGAGCAGTACCCCGAGACCGGACGCCGCGTCTTCCAGCTGGTCTATGACGAGTTCGAGAAATTCCTGGCCAAGTTCCTCACCGAAAAACAGGTCACCTCGCGCCTGGTCAGTGTCGCCCAGCAGGTCGAGCAACGGGAAACCTTGGCCATCCAGTACACCATCGAGCTGCGCACCATGCTGCGCGACATGCCGGTGCGCGACGAAATCCGGGAGTTCCTGTTCAAGACCTGGGCCGAGGTGCTGGCGCTATCGGCCGTGCGCGATGGCCCGCAGCATGCCGACACGGTAGCCTTCAAGCGCACGGCGGCAGACCTCGTCTGGGCGGCCAGTGCCAAGCCCAACCGCAGCGACCGAGCACAGGTCATCCAGAACCTGCCGGCGCTGCTGCAGCGCCTGCGCCAGGGGCTGACCCTGCTGGGCGTGAATGGCGCGGCGCAGGATGCACAGGTCAAGGTGTTGACGGACACCCTGGCCGATGCGTTCTTGTCCAAGACTGCGTCCATCCCGCAGGCGCACATCGACGCCATGGCCAAGCGCCTGGCCAATCTGGAAGACTTCATCAGCGATGCCACGCTCGGCGACATGCCACTCAATGCGGACAACATCGAGATGATGCTGGGCATCGACGCCTCGTCCATCCACGTGATTGCCGACAATGGCGCACCGGTGGACGATGCGATGGTGGCCTGGGCGCAGGACCTGCAGCCGGGCACCTGGTACACCCTGGACCACAACGGTGCGTCGGCCCAGGTGCAGTACGCGTGGCAAAGCCAGCGCAAGCAGTTGCACCTTTTTGCGGCCGTGGATGGCAGCAGCTATCTGATCCAGGTGCGCCGTCTGGCCGCGTACCTGCAGGCCGGTTTGCTGGTGGCCCAGGACGAAGAGGGCATCACGCTGCGTGCCACCCGCGATGCCTTGGCCAAGCTCGACGCCAACCCTGAGCGGTTGTTGGATTGA
- the secF gene encoding protein translocase subunit SecF, with the protein MEFFRIRKDIPFMKHALVFNAISFITFALAVFFLLTRGLHLSVEFTGGTVMEVAYSQPAELAKVRDTVAALGYPDVQVQNFGTSRDVMIRLPVQKGVTSAQQSEQVLGALKAADAAVTLRRTEFVGPQVGEELVHGGLMALAMVVVGIVIYLAFRFEWKFGVAAIIANLHDVVIILGFFAFFQWEFSLSVLAGVLAVLGYSVNESVVIFDRIREAFRKYRKMTTHEVIDHAITSTMSRTIITHASTEAMVLSMFFFGGPSLHYFALALTIGILFGIYSSVFVAAAIAMWLGVKREDLVKPAKKEGDPNDPHAGAAV; encoded by the coding sequence ATGGAATTCTTCCGTATCCGCAAAGACATCCCTTTCATGAAGCACGCGTTGGTCTTCAACGCGATCTCCTTCATCACCTTCGCCCTGGCGGTGTTCTTCCTGCTCACACGTGGCTTGCACCTGTCGGTGGAGTTCACGGGGGGCACCGTGATGGAGGTGGCCTACAGTCAGCCCGCCGAGTTGGCCAAGGTCCGCGACACCGTGGCGGCGCTGGGCTACCCCGATGTTCAGGTGCAGAACTTCGGCACCTCGCGCGACGTGATGATTCGCCTGCCGGTGCAAAAGGGCGTGACGTCCGCGCAGCAGAGCGAGCAGGTGCTGGGCGCCCTCAAGGCTGCAGACGCTGCTGTGACCCTGCGCCGCACCGAGTTTGTAGGCCCGCAGGTGGGCGAGGAGCTGGTGCATGGCGGCCTGATGGCGCTGGCCATGGTGGTGGTGGGCATCGTGATTTACCTGGCCTTCCGATTCGAATGGAAGTTCGGTGTCGCGGCGATCATTGCCAACTTGCACGACGTCGTGATCATCCTGGGCTTCTTCGCGTTCTTCCAGTGGGAGTTCTCGCTGTCGGTGCTGGCGGGGGTGCTCGCGGTGCTGGGTTACTCGGTCAATGAGTCGGTGGTGATCTTCGACCGGATCCGTGAGGCCTTCCGCAAGTACCGCAAGATGACCACGCACGAGGTCATCGACCACGCCATCACCAGCACGATGAGCCGTACCATCATCACCCACGCCTCCACCGAGGCCATGGTGCTGTCGATGTTCTTTTTTGGTGGCCCCAGCCTGCACTACTTTGCATTGGCGCTGACCATCGGTATTCTGTTCGGTATCTATTCCTCGGTGTTCGTGGCGGCAGCCATCGCGATGTGGCTGGGAGTGAAGCGCGAGGACCTTGTCAAGCCCGCCAAAAAGGAAGGGGATCCCAACGATCCCCATGCCGGAGCTGCCGTCTGA
- the secD gene encoding protein translocase subunit SecD: MNRYPVWKYAILVIVLLVGALYTLPNFFGEAPAVQVSSAKATIKVDTAVQQRVEEALKAAGVTPDFVALEGNSVRARFDTPDTQLKAKDAIQKALVPDANDPSYTVALNLVSRSPLWLKALHANPMYLGLDLRGGVHFMLQVDMQAALTKKAESYAGDIRTALRDKNIRHGGISRDGQSIDIKVRDEATATAARNLVADQFADLLVTTTPEGTEFKLRASIKPEATRRVQEQALKQNMVTLHNRINELGVAEPVIQQQGLDRIVVQLPGVQDTAKAKDILGRTATLEVRMVDEGTEARSAETGRGPVPFGSERYLERNGQPVIVKKQVILTGENLTDAQPGFDGQTQEPTVNLTLDAKGSRIFKDITRENVGKRMAIVLFEKGKGEVVTAPVIRSEIGGGRVQISGRMTTAEANDTALLLRAGSLAAPMEIIEEYTIGPSLGADNIERGIHSVVWGMVAIAVFMCIYYALFGIFSTVSLAVNVLLLLAILSMLQATLTLPGIAAMALALGVAIDSNVLINERIREELREGVSPQAAIHAGYERAWATILDSNVTTLIAGLALLAFGSGPVRGFAVVHCIGILTSMFSAVFFSRGLVNLWYGRKKKLKSVAIGQVWKPESDSAVAKTN; the protein is encoded by the coding sequence ATGAACCGTTATCCGGTCTGGAAGTACGCGATCCTGGTGATCGTGCTGCTGGTGGGGGCCTTGTACACCCTGCCCAATTTCTTTGGCGAGGCGCCTGCCGTGCAGGTGTCGTCGGCCAAGGCCACCATCAAGGTGGACACCGCTGTGCAGCAGCGGGTGGAAGAGGCGCTCAAGGCTGCGGGCGTGACGCCCGACTTTGTGGCGCTGGAGGGCAATTCGGTGCGCGCGCGTTTTGACACGCCCGACACCCAGCTCAAGGCCAAGGACGCCATCCAGAAGGCGCTGGTGCCTGATGCCAACGACCCTTCCTACACCGTGGCCCTCAACCTGGTGTCGCGCTCGCCGCTGTGGCTCAAGGCCCTGCACGCGAACCCCATGTATCTGGGGCTGGACCTGCGCGGCGGCGTGCACTTCATGCTGCAGGTGGACATGCAGGCGGCACTGACCAAGAAGGCCGAGTCCTATGCAGGCGACATCCGCACCGCACTGCGCGACAAGAACATCCGCCACGGCGGCATCAGCCGTGACGGCCAGTCCATCGACATCAAGGTGCGTGACGAAGCTACGGCCACGGCCGCGCGCAACCTGGTCGCTGATCAGTTCGCCGATCTGCTGGTCACCACCACGCCGGAAGGCACCGAGTTCAAGCTGCGCGCCTCCATCAAGCCCGAAGCCACGCGCCGCGTGCAGGAGCAGGCGCTCAAGCAGAACATGGTCACGCTGCACAACCGGATCAACGAGCTGGGCGTGGCCGAGCCCGTGATCCAGCAGCAGGGCCTGGACCGCATCGTGGTGCAGCTGCCCGGCGTGCAGGACACCGCCAAGGCGAAGGACATCCTGGGCCGCACCGCCACGCTGGAAGTGCGCATGGTGGACGAGGGCACCGAAGCCCGTTCGGCAGAGACAGGCCGCGGTCCCGTACCCTTCGGCTCCGAGCGCTATCTGGAACGCAACGGCCAGCCCGTCATCGTCAAGAAGCAGGTCATTCTGACCGGCGAAAACCTGACCGATGCGCAGCCAGGCTTTGACGGCCAGACGCAGGAACCCACGGTCAACCTCACGCTGGACGCGAAGGGCTCGCGCATCTTCAAGGACATCACGCGCGAGAACGTGGGCAAGCGCATGGCCATCGTGCTGTTCGAAAAGGGCAAGGGCGAGGTGGTTACGGCCCCTGTGATCCGCTCCGAAATCGGTGGCGGCCGCGTGCAGATCTCGGGCCGCATGACTACGGCCGAGGCCAACGACACCGCGCTGCTGCTGCGCGCGGGCTCGCTGGCAGCGCCCATGGAAATCATCGAGGAATACACCATCGGCCCGAGCCTGGGCGCTGACAACATCGAGCGCGGCATCCACAGCGTGGTGTGGGGCATGGTGGCGATTGCGGTGTTCATGTGCATCTACTACGCACTTTTCGGCATTTTCTCCACCGTCTCGCTGGCGGTGAACGTGTTGCTGCTGCTGGCGATCCTGTCCATGCTGCAGGCCACGCTCACCTTGCCAGGCATCGCCGCCATGGCGCTCGCGCTGGGGGTGGCGATTGACTCCAACGTGCTGATCAACGAACGCATCCGCGAGGAGCTGCGTGAGGGTGTGTCGCCCCAGGCGGCCATCCACGCGGGTTATGAGCGTGCCTGGGCCACCATCCTGGATTCGAACGTGACCACATTGATCGCAGGCCTGGCGCTGCTGGCATTTGGCTCCGGCCCGGTGCGTGGCTTTGCGGTGGTCCACTGCATCGGCATTCTGACCAGCATGTTCTCGGCGGTGTTCTTCTCGCGTGGCCTCGTGAACCTGTGGTACGGCCGCAAGAAGAAGCTCAAGAGTGTGGCCATCGGTCAGGTGTGGAAGCCTGAGTCCGACAGCGCTGTGGCCAAGACGAACTAA
- the yajC gene encoding preprotein translocase subunit YajC — MFISSAFAQTAPAAAAGGGDIMSSLTGMLPLVLMFVVLYFVMIRPQMKRQKEHRAMIDAIAKGDEVATSGGIVGKVTRLSEGFLHIEIASGVEVQMQRSAVVQVLPKGSVK, encoded by the coding sequence GTGTTTATTTCTTCCGCTTTCGCCCAAACCGCACCTGCCGCAGCCGCTGGCGGCGGTGACATCATGTCCTCGCTGACCGGCATGCTGCCTCTGGTGCTCATGTTTGTGGTGCTGTACTTCGTCATGATCCGCCCCCAGATGAAGCGCCAGAAAGAACACCGCGCCATGATCGACGCCATCGCCAAGGGCGATGAAGTAGCCACCTCCGGCGGCATCGTCGGCAAGGTCACGCGCCTGTCCGAAGGTTTCCTGCACATCGAGATCGCCAGCGGCGTGGAAGTGCAAATGCAGCGCAGCGCCGTGGTGCAGGTGCTGCCCAAGGGCTCCGTCAAGTAA